The genomic stretch ttttccttgatgaatcatgatcaacctttgatcaaatgatgaatgatacttcataatattgatgttaaccaaaaatcatgagttttgactatactttgagcatggttgacttttaggtcaaactaaacgactgtggatcatctgagccattgaatgagaAATCCTTGGAATGGAAGCTTGACTTTTGCCATGGAGATAGTTTGGAACATAATGATCCATgggaaatccattggagaccttgattcatcacTTTTCTTAGgagaatgcaaaaccctagtttagaaggTCCTTGATTAGGAGACAGCCTTGAgtaaacccttgagccttgagtcattgaaaatgaaatggagtgggaaaattttggggtatgacactcagcAGGAGGAAATCATTCCTGAAACTCAATTGGATGATAGGCATAAGAAACAGGTCACAAATTTCCTACTTGATTCTTGGGCTAATTTATCTGAGCAAGATAGAATTGAGGATGACACTGATTTTTTCCCAGACAAAGACTTCCAATTAGTTGCGGCGAAGAAAAAGAGAAACAGAAAATACAAATCCACTGATTATGCTAGACTTAAATCTAGTGCCCCCAACAATTCCTTATGAAGAGTCTTTTTTGGAATGTTAGAGGTTTGGCCAATAGCTCCTCTAGGCTTGCTCTTAAGAGGTTGATTCGTTCAAATAATCCAGACTTTGTGTTCATTGTTGAACCTTGGATGGATTTTATCAAATTCCCTAAAGCTTGCCTGCACAACTTGGATCTCAAGCCTTTTGCCTTCAACCAAAGGGATGGTTTGCTGCCAAACCTTTAGTGTTTTTGTAAAACTCATTTCAATCCTGACATTATTTCCTATGATGATCAGCAGGTTTCTTTTAAGATTAATATTCAAAATCTAACACTTGGTTTCTCTGTAGTTTACACGTCCACTAGTTATATTTGCAGGAGGCGTTTGTGGAGTAAGCTGAACTTGATTCTTCCCAATTTGGCGTGGTGTTTTATTGAAGATTTTAACACTATCATTAGCACTGATGAGTACATGGGAAACCATGTTCCTTCTAAAATCCCTATGGAGGATTTTTTCAATTGGTCTAATGATAGGCATTACATTCACCTCCCTACTGTGGGAAATCGTTTCACTTGGACTAATGGCCGTAAGAGTAAGCATTTAACGGAGAAAAGGTTGGACAGGATGATTTGCAATGCTGAGTTCCTTGATTCGTGTTGCAATCTTATTTGCAATATTCTTCCTAGAGTCAAATCGGGTCATTTCCCTTTATGGCTCACTTTTGAGGTAGATAAGTTTTCGGTAAAATCGCAATTTAAATTTCTTAGGATGTGGTCTTCCCATGATGAATGCATTAGAATTATCAAAAATTCTTGGAATACTAACATTTCAGGCTGCCCGATGTATATTCTGGATCGAAAGTTgaggattttgaagaaaaatttaaAAGACTGAAATATCAACACTTTTGGTAAGGTGCAAAGCAAAGTTGATGCTGCTGAAGATGCTCTGAAGGATATTCAGGAGAACATTGATAAGAACGGGTATAACGACTTGCTGCATTCCAAAGAAGTGAAAGCGCATCATGACCTTGAGGCTGCACTTAACCTGGAGGAAGCTTTTTAGAAGGAAAAATCTAGAATAAATTGGCACACAGCTGGTGATCGTAATACTCGTTTTTTTCATCAATATgccaaaattaaaaggaaaaccaaactcatatctGCTTTAAATATAGATGGAAATATTATTACTGACAAAACTATTTTAGAAAAGCACGTTGAATCTCATTTCGCTAATCTATTTAATGGTAATGCTGATTTGCAGGATTCAGACATGAttaaagacatcattccaacatTAGTGGATGATAACACCAATTATATTCTTACCATGTTACCTTCTGCACATGAAATTCATAACACTCTCCTAAAGCTGGATGTGAATTCTGCTCCGGGCCCGGATGGTTTTGGTGCTTACTTTTTCCAAAAATACTGGGATATCATCAAAATAGACGTCTTTAACGTTGTTTGCTCCTTCTTTTTGCAAGGTTGGATACCTCCAAACTATAACACGAACACCATTGTTCTGATTCCTAAAATTACTGCTGCTAGTTCTTTACATCAGTTTGTAGCAACCTGCTCTAAAAAATAAGagaattttagagtcgccacctattctggcagggcaaataggaaaccctacgaagttttagagaatctgggtaagttattataatcaggttaagggaaggtgttaggcatccttaaccctttcctaaggttttgcgtttaaggtttgtaagagtattagggtaaggtttagggtttatagctaagaaaatgaatagggtgaaaagtgagatttaaacctaattgaggttttggggaaggggactcgcctcggttatccaagtgcctacgtacctccttatggaggatcagagtctacgtagttcgggaacagggttgtacgccttagatttagtatgaggttatttgaaggtattttgaattaccttatcgtagttttgaaaattcgtagtttgtaattttgtaaaagaaattGTATTTCAatatggcgtacaaccctaattATAATATGTTCCATTAATCACGATGATCAATAgttttgatcaccataattaacaaattaaataaataattgctAATTAttgtaatcgattgattcgattatcactattagcaaataaatgtgttttaatagattatttgaattgttttgggaattgaattattttattattaaccatcgtaaccaattagtttgattaaaatgattaataaattaatgaaggattttaattatcgttaattatcgtaatcaataggtttgatcaaaacaaataacaattttatgaaaattactaatcatcgtaaccaattgaatcggttaaaaccttttagcaaataAACCTATTTGAGtatattgttttaattaaaaattgaataatttattattaatcatcgtaatcaattcatttgattaaaataattaataaatcgacCCTAAACCTGAATtagctaaattaaattaatttgccgctaattatcgtaatcaattggtttgattaaaacaattaacgaattaaacctttcatatgaatataaaattatattagattaaaaattaatttgaatatttttaatcgGAAAATCCTAGTTAATCCAAGCAATTCAACCTGTAGAGGAAAATCCTAAAAGGAAACCCTAAGGTCCAACAATGATGAATTACGGTATAATCACACAAACAACGAATTAATTGCCCAAAATCATTCTAAACATCACCACAAACCATAATATGCAATCAAAATTCAAGTATGACGCGTGAATCATAGTATTCGACCTTAGATTGTAAGTGACATACCGTGGCTTAAATGGAGATGATTTTGGGAGTGTTGATGTCGTGTGATGATCCAAGCAGCTTCAGGGATCTTCAAGGATTGTATTGCAACCTTCAGAATGCTTTAAAACCTTTCCAAACTCCAAAACCGAATTTGTGTTCTTGAGTGAAAATTTTGCTCTTTGAATAGGGTTCTTGCTTCAGAATTTCGTCCCCTTGTGATCTGCACCACTTAGGTACTTATAGTAGAACAAATTAGGTTAATAAAATTAGCCAAAATCTCTTTGAATAAATCATTgaaaatttgagaaaatttgattggaaattgttTCTAAACGTGGCCTTATTTGCTTCAATCTACCCCAATCACCATGTGCACGAAATTGAATTGAAAATATGACTTAGATGTTGATTGAATATGATTGGAATATCTtgccaaatcaaatctttgaattttttccataatcatttaatttatatcatatttaaatgaataaaattcaatataaaatcaaataatcattaaaaattcGTGGCCTTGGGATATGATATCTTTGAAAACTTGGGGAATAAGATTGAATAAAAGATTGGgaccatttgcaagaaaactcattttgaaccatatttatttcatattttccctccaaatttgtccaactttgacaaggcatatctccctcaatttttaaggtatggaagaaTTCTAGGACTTTtcggaaatcccaagatgtcctttacaagcctctttggaaccttttttgcatttgagtattttctcttgaagatatggctcctgataaaaaattgctttttgcgagcttctagaaggacctgtaatgttttggctcatatctcttaggcggaagcatttcttgaccttgggcccaacatcaaagttgtaaagaattgaatttccttgagaataagctttgattggggaatttatgataaagcatgagagacttatggccagtcaaagtacagttgacttttaggtcaaactagtcgactgttgactatctgagcaattgaatgagcaatctttggaattgaaaattgaatttttgCATGGGGATAGTTTGAAACctaataagccatatgaaatccattggagaccttaattcatcaattttcttaagagactgcaaaaccctagttcaggaggtctTTGATTAAGAGAGTGTGCCTTAggttaacccttgagccttgaatcattgtatgagtttgaaagtgaaatgagatgggaaaattttggggtatgacacagttcagacccattgctctttccAATGTAAAAGACAAGATAATTACCATAATTATTGTTGATAGGCTATTTGCTATCCTTCCCGCGTTAATTTCTCCAGAGCAAAAAGGGTTTATTAATGGTAGGAATATTAGAGATTATATCTGCCTTACTTCTGAGGTGATCAATCTACTTAATAATAGGAGTTGTAGCGGGAATTTCGCCCTTAAGATTGACATTTCTAAGGCCTTTGACACGTTAAGTTGGCCCTTCATTATTAAAACTCTTCAAGCTTTTGGATTCAACGATCGTTTTTGTAATTGGATTTTAGCCATTTCGAATTCTGCGCATCTATCTATCGGTCTTCATGGCAATCAGGTTGGTTACTTCAAGTGCTCTAATGGAGTTAGGCAAGGGGATCCCCTATCTCCTTTGCTTTTTTGTCTGGCAGAGGAGGTTCTTAGCAAGGGTATCACCAAGTTAGTGACGGAGAACCAAATTAACCTTATTAAGGCTTCCAAGTACTGTTTCTTCCCTTCCCACACCTTGTATGCTGACGACATAATGATATTTTGTCGAGGAGACCAAAATCTCTAACTGCTATTGCTAAACTTCTTAATGATTATGCTAGTTGTTCGGGTCAGTTTTGTAATAAAGTGAAATTTCTTATTTTTGCAGTTGGAATGTCCACAGCCAGACATCAAAGACTGGCTCTTCTCTTGGGGTTTACCGTCGCGTATCGTCCTTTCATTTATTTGGGGGCTCCTATTTTCGTGGGCAGGCCTAAAGCTGTTCATTTCCAATTCGTGGCGGACATCGTGCGAATCAAGCTTGTGGCGTGGAAAGCTAGCCTTTTATCCATGGCGGGAAGAGTTCAACTTGTGAAATCTGTTATTCAAATTATGTTGGTTCATTGTATGGCAGTGTATAATTGGCCGGCTAGCAcgatgataagtgccaaaatgtacttattttgtgtatgtaaatagtggcacttatcgatacttttattaataccgtttgaataattccccgttttgtgtataaatacgtatactttgtgaatagttgtattttcatatacttttataccatttgataaaTTTTCTCGTGTTTTGTAGGTAGTTAtgcatattggagccttgaggaataaagtgtcaaaggcacggcttcgattttgcagttttggtgcaagcccgcttagccaccgtcaagcggacttccataggctcaaaataaggatgaccaaaatcatcatttttgtttccattcattcattattggatagagtaTTGAATAAGCTTTCTAACTCTTCGAActgggcgcaattcggagttacagttctcgagttatggcgaaaacaaaatctgatttttagcagactccgctaagcggacctgcgacttttcagacttgttaaaaaggggaaaaatcaaatttttaggttatgggttgggtatttttgaatcccaacaccatcaactttaTTCTTAGAGTAGgtttggcttagaaaacaacaccgggtcatgcacttggaagatcggaggtggatttctcatcaatcggagctgacaacccgcgagatgtttggtttatctcttctattcactgtgtatttctttgtgttgggtttgtttgtagaGTTACTCTAATTTTATGTATATTtatcgattataatgttatgtttaacttgctttacaaatctgtgttgatgttgttctggattttgctctatgctggggatttgggttgctttagagataaacttcttgaatccttatctaggatgataatctgttggttctgaactctagagatagatttagagctagcattcactgtgggtatctatacttaatgctttcgtgtttgagtggcgcgcgagagatcgctaacacgagaatatggatgttctcgcgacttcgcgttagagataacattagttgtgagatgatctcgtttgtgctccagagatggacgcttatgtgagagatacgtgatgacatatatgagtatcataggttgagtataacgggttggtaagtgtatgtttgtgaagagtgaatatatttacattcctgataagttatttctcttctaagaatgtgtttattcttttcctgtctatatctttgtttactttttgctcaatCAATCCAAAGtttgaaaccgtagaaactgttgaatggcatctctccatctctgaggacgagaATTCccagatcaatatttccaaatcttttttcgttgcttgccctatactgcattcaacacatGATTAAATGCATTGAAAAGTGGATgcggaattttatttggagcGGTAATTTAGAGTAGAAAAAGTTGGTCACGTTAGCTTGGAAAACTTGCTGTAGAAATATTAAAGACGGGGGCCTTGGTATTAAATCTCTTAGAAGCTTCATGCGGCTACAACGATTCATCAGTGTTGGACTTTCATGAGAAATAAGAAAGACTTGGCCAGAGTGTTAGCTGCCAGAGTTCGAAGGGCTAACTGCTACGTAAAATATTCAATAAAATCTTCTATTTGGAGTAGTATCAAGGAAACTTTTGAAACTGTTATGGATAATGCACAATGGATTATTGGAAACGGCAAGAGTGCTTACTTTTGGCTTGACAATTGGCTCGGGGATTCTTTGgtgaatatttttaatattccATCTCAATTCCACAGTAAGCTTACCTCGAAACTGTGTGACCATGTGGAAAATTCAAGCTGGAAGTTTCATAACAATGTCACAACAGCTTTACCGAGTCTGCTGTCCAGAATTTCTACGATATCTCTTCCACCGGTGGAGGCGGAGGGCGATTTGATTTGGACAAGAACTGACAATGGGCTTTTGAGTATCAAAGAGGCCTACAGATTTGTTTCTCCTTCCTCGGCTGTGGCGTAATGGAAGATTTTCTATTGGAATCCTAATATTCCTCCTTTGAATTCTATGATGGTTTGGAGATTGATTAACAATAAGATTCCCACTGGAAAAAATCTGAAGTTGTGCGGTTTCTCTTTTCCATCAGTTTGCAATCTCTGCTTTGCGCATCAAGAAACCTCTcaacatatttttttttagtgTCGCTTTGTCCGTCAGATTTGGTCTTGGCTGAAAGGTATGCTGAATATtcaatatcttttcttttccatTTTGGACTGTTATGTTGCGGTTGCTGGGTGTTGTTCTCCTCAAGCAGCAGATGTCTTTACAGCTTGTATTGTCAATATTTTCGTGCAAGTTTGGAAGGCTAGGAATCTATCCAGGTTTGAAGATTTAACTACTCATTGGAGATCCTGCACTGTTCATATCAGTGCTCTTGCCAAGCTTGTGGGAAATAACACCAAGAAATCTTCTAATTCTTTCATGGCCAATTTCACTCTTCTAAAGGGTTTTGGCATTGCTATTAATCCATCTCGCTCTATTCGTTCCATGGAAGTCTTATGGTCGCCGCCTCCTTTGGGATGGATTACAGGGAACATTGATGGTGCGGCCACAGGATGTCCATCGATTAGTTCTTGCGGGGGTATTTTTAGAGATTACAAGGGTGATCATTGTGGCAGCTTTTGTGCTTTTTTGGGTGAAGGGAAAGCGGATTTTGCGGAATTTTGTGCCGTTATGGTAGCTATTAAGAAGGCTTCAGAGTTTGGGTGGAATAAGCTTTGGCTGGAATCGGATTGTATTACGGTTGTGAATGCGTTTTCTAACTCTAATCTGGTGCCGTGGAATATCAAGTCTTGTTGGCTCAAGTGTCGTGCTTTCACGCTTAATATGGATTTCATGATCACACATATATAGAGAAGTCAATTTTTGTGCATATTTCATGGCTAGTTTAGGCATTAGACTTAAGAATTTTTCTTGGTTCTCTCATGTTTATCCGGATATTATTAGGGAATTCTTGCTTGATAAGGATGACACCCCTAAACTTAGACTTCTTGCCTAAAGGGTTTCGGTTTGGTCCCCCTTGTGTTCTTGTTTTTCCTccttttgttttaatatatttttctccaattaaaaaaaaaaaaaagaagttcaaATAAAAAAGAAGTCATCACCATCAACAAACCACAACAAATATCAGATTCATACATTCAGAGAGACACGAACTCTGAAACTCAATGAAGAACCTTCGCGTCCTATGCAACTTTCTCAATTTTTTGAAGGGTGTTGATTCGAGGCGTAGGGTTTTCTAAATAAAGAAATGCTATTACTTGCTCCTAGTGTTTTTGTTTGTCTCACCATTATTTTGTTGGACGAATTCTTGGATGAAAAGAACATTTGAATCATGAGAGGATATGAAGGGGAGAAGTTACGAAGATTTCTCCTTCGTGAGATGAAAAAAACGAACCATTCATGAGATGATGTAGAAAGTTATTGTCTTTCTTTTTCTCTGATTTGATATTCATTTGATTAGTAGAACATTTTAttcttttcatcttcttcttctgttattTCCTTGCAATTATTTTATGTAATCTATTTTGTTTTGGATTGTGTATGACATAATAGAATTTGAAGGAAACTAGAATTGATAAGTGAACCGAGACATTATAATGTTAATGTTTTATTAGTCAATTTTTTACAAGACACATTTTGAGAGAGCAAAATGAACCCCGATTTAAAGTTACGAGACTAAAAAGAATATTTtacttaaattatataaatacgATGTATTGttgtatttaatttataataaaaatagattATAATTACTAAATAAgatactttattttttaaatgttagCACAAAatgtttataaaatatataaatacaatgTATTGTTGTTGGAAACGATATTAGTAGTAATACTgagtaaatttttataaaaaaacattgcATTCTTTAAGAAATGGACTATATAATAATTGGCCACATTTTGTCTAGAGAACATCTATCGCTTTTGCTCATTACAATCATGTCACAAATCAAGTACTACTTTTAAGTCTGAACCACACATGTGATTTTAATGCAAGAACTCTTGCAGATGAATTTCTTGTCAGTGATATAAATAGCATTGATATTTATAAGTTGAATATCTTATCAATGCATGTCGGCAGATTTTTCTGAATTATCAGTATCagttttttattaaattgatttattaaaagatgattaaattaata from Vicia villosa cultivar HV-30 ecotype Madison, WI linkage group LG4, Vvil1.0, whole genome shotgun sequence encodes the following:
- the LOC131596995 gene encoding uncharacterized protein LOC131596995 encodes the protein MLNIQYLFFSILDCYVAVAGCCSPQAADVFTACIVNIFVQVWKARNLSRFEDLTTHWRSCTVHISALAKLVGNNTKKSSNSFMANFTLLKGFGIAINPSRSIRSMEVLWSPPPLGWITGNIDGAATGCPSISSCGGIFRDYKGDHCGSFCAFLGEGKADFAEFCAVMVAIKKASEFGWNKLWLESDCITVVNAFSNSNLVPWNIKSCWLKCRAFTLNMDFMITHI